A genome region from Hymenobacter tibetensis includes the following:
- a CDS encoding OmpA family protein yields the protein MKPDKTVVEAVNDCLKPEHISQLATLVSKDRTLVEKGMATLVPLVVRALADRAARHNGLEAVWNLVQQAQTTKPLTQLDTLASTEWNGRGVLLLQNLLHDAYESTTFRLAVQSGVPTASYAQLIEVAVAAVLGTLGHYATTHTLDAASLSGWLQTHNQPTPPVATPAQPSPVPPPPSSRRSLPPPVMANAPKFEAGAGNWDTVGGGSIFVPQQRTKAGLARLGRWKWALLVLPVLLLAYGFFTWGVPNYSTPSLAEDTPVTYTANAAASQPNGATDTGAPVPSGHYDAATDTYIYHTGQPLIITLADGSTQRVGMNSTEYQLYRFLADARQQVDSLDPAVGWINVDRVYFKSGEATLTPESEQQLRNLAAILKTFPRAHILFGGYSDSSGDRLKNLHLSDARAQAAMRALAAQGISLGRLQAIGYGEAYAVASNAAPVGRALNRRLSIKVMTKSAAPLPEPPKAVSPKPTATGLAAQSSSARRASSARQGRKPRQRTKVGRWINNLRQNLRAKNKRNQ from the coding sequence CTGAAACCAGAGCATATCAGCCAATTGGCCACCCTGGTAAGCAAAGACCGCACGCTAGTGGAGAAGGGAATGGCTACCCTAGTTCCCTTGGTGGTGCGTGCCCTCGCTGACCGAGCCGCCCGGCACAACGGCCTGGAAGCCGTATGGAACCTGGTGCAACAAGCGCAAACTACAAAGCCCCTAACGCAGCTTGACACCCTGGCTAGCACTGAGTGGAACGGACGCGGGGTACTGCTCTTGCAGAACCTACTCCACGACGCGTACGAATCAACCACCTTTCGCCTGGCCGTGCAGTCTGGGGTCCCTACAGCCTCGTATGCCCAGTTGATAGAAGTGGCAGTGGCCGCTGTATTGGGGACTCTCGGCCACTATGCAACCACTCACACGCTTGACGCTGCCTCTCTCAGTGGTTGGTTGCAAACCCACAATCAGCCGACCCCACCCGTAGCAACACCCGCGCAGCCCAGCCCGGTACCCCCTCCCCCTTCTTCACGCCGGTCTCTCCCACCACCCGTTATGGCAAACGCCCCCAAGTTTGAAGCGGGCGCCGGCAACTGGGACACAGTAGGAGGCGGCAGCATCTTTGTACCCCAGCAGCGCACTAAAGCAGGCCTGGCCCGACTAGGCAGGTGGAAATGGGCATTGCTGGTTTTACCTGTGCTGCTTCTGGCCTATGGCTTCTTCACCTGGGGCGTACCCAATTACTCCACTCCCTCTCTGGCAGAAGACACTCCGGTGACCTACACTGCTAACGCCGCTGCGAGCCAGCCAAACGGCGCCACCGACACGGGCGCTCCAGTTCCTTCCGGTCATTATGATGCGGCTACAGATACGTACATCTATCACACGGGCCAGCCGCTCATCATCACGCTGGCGGACGGTAGCACCCAGCGCGTAGGCATGAATTCCACCGAATACCAACTCTACCGATTTCTGGCTGATGCCCGGCAGCAAGTTGATTCGCTGGACCCGGCCGTTGGTTGGATCAATGTGGACCGGGTGTACTTTAAATCAGGGGAAGCCACGCTTACCCCTGAGTCTGAGCAACAGCTGCGCAACCTAGCCGCTATTCTGAAAACATTCCCACGGGCGCACATTCTATTCGGCGGCTACAGCGACAGTAGTGGCGACAGGTTGAAAAACCTCCACTTAAGTGACGCCCGTGCCCAAGCGGCCATGCGCGCATTGGCGGCACAGGGCATTTCCTTGGGTCGTCTGCAAGCCATCGGATACGGTGAAGCCTACGCGGTGGCTTCCAACGCTGCTCCCGTTGGCCGGGCGCTCAATCGTCGGCTAAGCATCAAGGTCATGACCAAATCCGCCGCGCCGCTTCCAGAACCCCCGAAGGCGGTTTCGCCAAAGCCAACAGCAACGGGTTTGGCGGCTCAATCGTCTAGTGCCAGGCGAGCTAGTAGTGCCCGCCAAGGGCGTAAACCACGGCAGCGTACCAAAGTAGGTCGTTGGATCAACAATCTACGCCAGAACTTGCGCGCCAAAAATAAAAGAAACCAATAA
- a CDS encoding HD domain-containing protein: MDLVTRTADFVREKFLHEGSGHDWEHIRRVWQVARALARDTPHADPLITELGALLHDVADWKFHDGDEEAGPRASRTWLESQHAEESVIQSVEAIIREISFKGLGVATPMSTVEGELVQDADRLDAIGAIGVARAFAYGGHKGRPLHDASIPPMVHESFESYKKNTAPTINHFYEKLLHLRERLHTPAARRVAEERHAFMEVFLAQFLREWEGQDVK, from the coding sequence GTGGATCTAGTTACCCGTACTGCTGATTTTGTTCGTGAAAAATTCTTGCATGAGGGCTCTGGCCACGATTGGGAACACATCCGTCGGGTGTGGCAGGTAGCACGCGCTCTTGCCCGCGATACGCCCCACGCCGACCCGCTTATCACCGAACTTGGTGCCCTGCTCCACGATGTTGCCGATTGGAAATTTCACGATGGAGACGAGGAGGCAGGTCCTCGGGCGTCCCGTACTTGGTTGGAGAGCCAGCACGCCGAGGAAAGCGTTATCCAATCTGTGGAAGCTATTATTCGTGAAATCAGTTTTAAAGGGCTTGGTGTAGCTACGCCCATGAGTACAGTGGAAGGCGAACTGGTGCAGGATGCCGACCGGCTCGACGCTATTGGCGCTATTGGGGTGGCGCGGGCTTTTGCGTACGGTGGCCACAAAGGCCGGCCCCTCCACGATGCATCTATTCCGCCGATGGTGCATGAGTCGTTTGAGAGCTACAAGAAAAATACAGCGCCAACCATCAATCATTTCTACGAGAAACTGCTGCACCTGCGCGAACGGCTACATACGCCTGCTGCCCGCCGGGTAGCGGAGGAGCGTCATGCGTTTATGGAAGTGTTCCTCGCTCAGTTTCTACGGGAGTGGGAAGGCCAAGACGTGAAATAG
- a CDS encoding RNA 2'-phosphotransferase, producing the protein MDAASATRLSKFLSLHLRHKPEALGLSLAEGGWVGVEELLTALTRHGQPLTRAELEELVATSDKQRFAFDAAGTRIRAQQGHSVPVDLGLMPALPPAELYHGTVPTALTAIWREGLRSMKRHHVHLSPNVDTARRVGNRRGPAVVLVVDAAALAEAGFVFYVSGNGVWLTDHVPPEYLREL; encoded by the coding sequence ATGGACGCCGCGTCTGCTACCCGCCTCAGTAAATTTCTCAGCTTGCACCTACGCCACAAGCCCGAGGCGTTGGGCTTATCGTTAGCCGAAGGCGGATGGGTAGGAGTAGAGGAGTTGTTAACCGCATTAACACGCCATGGGCAGCCACTTACGCGTGCTGAGTTAGAAGAACTAGTTGCTACGAGCGACAAGCAGCGGTTTGCTTTTGATGCCGCGGGTACTCGTATCCGGGCGCAACAAGGCCACAGTGTACCCGTCGATTTGGGCTTAATGCCTGCTTTGCCACCCGCTGAACTCTACCATGGCACCGTGCCCACCGCCTTGACTGCTATCTGGCGCGAAGGTCTTCGCAGCATGAAACGCCACCACGTGCACTTATCGCCGAACGTAGATACGGCGCGCCGAGTAGGAAACAGACGCGGGCCAGCTGTGGTACTGGTGGTAGATGCGGCCGCATTGGCAGAGGCTGGGTTTGTGTTTTATGTATCAGGCAACGGGGTGTGGCTCACCGATCATGTTCCGCCAGAATACTTGCGTGAGTTGTAA
- a CDS encoding DUF1579 family protein, with the protein MVLLVAIWALAPAVGLAQVKPAVPAAKANQTSPMQQMLDLSHPGPNHALLGTLAGTWHFQDMKLAFVQGTLSRKPIYNGRFYMVEIIGGRLQVPVGGGRMQDESYQGLQLEGYDNAQLKFVTTAINNHIGSNTELQTGTYDVAAKALTYEWDSELIQGQPKHNRRVLKMIDSNRYTEVYYDVQNGKATPVRTLEYTRSN; encoded by the coding sequence ATGGTATTGCTGGTGGCCATATGGGCGTTGGCTCCTGCCGTTGGCTTGGCGCAAGTCAAACCTGCTGTGCCAGCTGCAAAAGCCAACCAGACGTCCCCCATGCAGCAAATGCTAGACTTGTCCCATCCCGGCCCAAACCATGCGTTGCTTGGTACTTTAGCTGGCACTTGGCACTTTCAAGATATGAAGCTCGCTTTCGTGCAAGGTACACTTAGCCGAAAACCGATCTATAATGGGCGCTTTTACATGGTTGAGATTATAGGCGGTCGTTTACAGGTTCCTGTTGGTGGGGGAAGGATGCAAGACGAAAGCTACCAGGGACTACAACTTGAAGGCTATGATAATGCACAACTCAAATTTGTGACGACCGCCATCAACAACCACATCGGTAGCAATACTGAACTGCAGACGGGCACGTACGATGTAGCAGCGAAAGCCTTGACGTACGAGTGGGACAGTGAATTAATTCAAGGTCAGCCAAAGCATAACCGTCGAGTGCTAAAAATGATAGACAGCAACCGCTATACGGAAGTGTACTACGATGTTCAGAATGGCAAGGCTACGCCGGTTCGAACACTTGAGTATACGCGCAGCAACTAA
- a CDS encoding DUF695 domain-containing protein has protein sequence MKLLDNSSSTPLAFRYVEFWDWFSQHAHAFFHTVKERHRIKEDFFNPLSLALDRIKDGFYFQTGMMDDDTAELEISVEGAIENITFVEELIQAAPSLPGWKFTAFKTATQSKHISIKMSGFEFNTSTLTFYTNDEPEYPDEINLVVVHQDYTEENESTIWNGTLNFLDNYLGELAFATTIDRITVIGPQEAEQELIPLEKLHDFLIWRQKEFVEKYEGLRHQTEEDTYATFDAELESGNRLVAIMNTDLLAWDAKASHPWVMVVGIPYDGEYSNGMPDDETYATLDELEDAIVSELPEGEGYLNLGRQTADSRREIYFACQDFRKPSQVLYQVQTHYAQILEVTYEIYKDKYWQSFRRFNSY, from the coding sequence ATGAAGTTACTTGACAACTCTTCTTCCACTCCACTCGCTTTTCGCTATGTTGAATTTTGGGACTGGTTTTCCCAACATGCCCACGCCTTCTTTCACACGGTAAAAGAACGCCACCGTATTAAGGAAGACTTCTTTAACCCACTATCTCTGGCGCTTGACCGCATCAAAGACGGGTTTTATTTCCAGACGGGAATGATGGATGATGATACCGCAGAGCTGGAGATTTCTGTGGAGGGTGCTATTGAGAATATCACGTTTGTAGAGGAACTCATCCAAGCTGCTCCCAGCTTGCCAGGCTGGAAGTTTACCGCCTTCAAGACGGCGACCCAGAGCAAGCACATAAGTATTAAGATGAGTGGGTTTGAGTTTAACACAAGTACCCTCACGTTCTACACTAATGATGAGCCAGAGTACCCCGACGAAATTAATCTCGTGGTTGTGCATCAAGACTATACTGAGGAGAACGAATCAACGATTTGGAACGGGACCCTTAATTTTTTAGATAACTACCTAGGTGAACTCGCATTTGCCACGACGATTGATCGAATAACTGTTATTGGGCCACAAGAAGCTGAACAGGAGCTTATTCCGCTTGAAAAGCTACACGACTTCCTGATCTGGCGGCAGAAAGAATTTGTTGAAAAGTATGAAGGGCTACGCCACCAAACCGAGGAAGATACCTACGCTACCTTCGATGCTGAACTAGAGAGTGGCAATCGGCTAGTGGCCATCATGAACACAGACTTGTTGGCCTGGGATGCCAAAGCGTCGCACCCCTGGGTGATGGTTGTGGGTATTCCTTACGATGGAGAATACAGTAATGGCATGCCTGACGACGAGACGTATGCCACACTGGATGAGCTGGAAGATGCCATCGTCTCGGAGTTGCCAGAGGGTGAGGGCTACTTGAATCTTGGCAGACAGACCGCCGATAGCCGGCGAGAAATCTATTTTGCCTGTCAAGACTTTCGAAAGCCGTCACAGGTGCTTTATCAAGTCCAAACTCACTATGCTCAAATTCTGGAGGTAACGTATGAGATTTACAAAGACAAATATTGGCAGTCGTTTAGGCGCTTTAACAGCTACTAA
- a CDS encoding barstar family protein produces MYSRFCSGFPDWCGASWDAFWDCIIAIVEMPE; encoded by the coding sequence ATCTATTCAAGGTTCTGCTCGGGTTTCCCTGATTGGTGTGGTGCCAGTTGGGATGCTTTTTGGGACTGCATCATCGCCATTGTAGAAATGCCAGAATAA
- a CDS encoding DUF6565 domain-containing protein, producing the protein MIQFRINTLLLATSLLAGGSTLALSSCSSNDKKEVSQEGQRAYDNLQAYVTEAETTPATTVPDTFAARLATVQRYAAEFDTARQAEIQRLQERYNQAQSGATATASVDTTGSMMATAAASAPVAPAPAGEAPAKLYKPTSPAAALTATNARATYEAFVQRVKANEDKYEIGDWRVINAEWRALDQKYDQIKGDVSGSDKAEIAKEKLKYAAFKSFDKTESRASQVGDLATGDKAEAKAKGEGVQVERAAKNTGSDVKNAGKEIGQGAVKVGKGAAEVGKDVGQGAVKAGKKVGGAVKDVFDGKDNKPAE; encoded by the coding sequence ATGATCCAATTCCGCATCAACACCCTATTGCTTGCCACCTCTCTGTTAGCCGGGGGGAGCACACTGGCTTTGTCTAGCTGCTCTTCCAACGACAAGAAAGAAGTGTCGCAAGAAGGCCAACGCGCCTACGACAACTTACAGGCGTACGTGACGGAAGCCGAAACTACGCCCGCCACCACAGTGCCTGATACCTTTGCCGCTCGTTTAGCTACTGTGCAGCGCTACGCCGCCGAGTTTGATACAGCACGGCAGGCAGAAATTCAGCGTTTGCAGGAGCGGTATAACCAAGCGCAGAGCGGTGCTACCGCAACAGCCAGCGTGGATACCACGGGTAGCATGATGGCCACCGCCGCTGCAAGTGCGCCTGTCGCGCCCGCCCCTGCAGGCGAAGCGCCTGCCAAACTATATAAGCCGACCAGCCCGGCGGCGGCCTTGACGGCGACCAACGCACGTGCCACCTACGAGGCCTTTGTGCAACGCGTAAAAGCCAACGAGGACAAGTATGAAATAGGTGACTGGCGCGTCATCAATGCCGAATGGCGGGCTCTTGATCAGAAATACGACCAGATCAAAGGCGACGTAAGCGGCAGCGACAAAGCCGAAATTGCCAAGGAGAAGCTGAAGTACGCCGCTTTCAAATCTTTCGACAAAACCGAGTCGCGCGCATCGCAGGTCGGTGACCTAGCCACTGGTGATAAAGCCGAAGCCAAAGCGAAAGGCGAAGGCGTGCAAGTGGAGCGCGCCGCCAAAAACACGGGTAGCGACGTGAAAAACGCCGGTAAAGAAATAGGCCAAGGAGCCGTGAAAGTTGGTAAAGGCGCTGCCGAAGTTGGCAAAGACGTCGGTCAAGGTGCCGTAAAAGCTGGTAAGAAAGTCGGAGGCGCGGTGAAAGATGTCTTCGATGGCAAGGATAACAAGCCAGCTGAGTAG
- a CDS encoding DUF349 domain-containing protein — protein MLPENDNATPANSNDNSETPMSILERRLAEIRSQQDPAAATPPASLPTTDITERPGTEVHPPAGEPSGAGTAETPPDVTPSTAETQVPPHDPSVSNPQARAEDHYGPDNPGVASAHQVAPTPESGPDSIVAAETEVPAASTSNSGVEPAQTSPSGVAAEADALTAAPDQTGGDNSEVAAKSEEFATADTPDTELPVEELHDALEIDDFPEGIAHLTTSTPTPATPENSASETEAGAEEEEFVSETPTVDFPSLDLPAQATHLLTLLQRPDARQNRKQITDLYRQYETGINADRATARQRFTEGGSEGEDFTYAGPEGHAEVSKLMQEFRESRVRDAKAEDDQRARNLLHKQHLLSQLRGLVESAETKDSSARIKALQNDWKATGPVPQKDTQELWNSYHALLDIFYNNRGLFFEMKELDRRRNLEAKEALITRAEGLAQQSSINKALNDLRQLHEEWKHIGPVPNEQREALWQRFLQASEQVHNRKKEFLDVRSTQENANLTRKTALLEQLLPFGDFHTERVNEWRAKTDELQKLKEEWDAAGLVPRDKADTMNKQFWGAYKGFFQHKNQFFKALDEEKNTNLKRKLELIDQAEAALANPDWEQGREVVIRLQKDWKTIGRVPEKQSDKVWNRFRTACDAFFDRKNQEVKQRQEKVQQASQAQTGYLDQLAASVAGLSVDEPGSLEGFRQHVQEWRDFGSAESNPRGNNERADERFQSLMGKYLDTVPNLSYEDRSELLFNLQVERLKSSPDSQQQLYKKEQALRREINELENDISTLQTNLEFFARSKNAAQLRQEYQGRIDEANNRIAALKKQLRVIRS, from the coding sequence ATGCTACCTGAAAACGACAACGCCACCCCCGCCAACTCTAACGATAACTCGGAAACGCCGATGAGCATCTTAGAGCGTCGTCTGGCTGAAATCCGTTCCCAGCAGGATCCCGCCGCTGCTACCCCCCCAGCGTCGCTGCCTACCACCGACATCACGGAGCGTCCCGGAACGGAAGTGCACCCGCCAGCAGGAGAGCCCAGCGGTGCGGGTACCGCCGAGACGCCGCCCGATGTAACGCCAAGCACTGCCGAAACGCAGGTGCCACCGCATGACCCATCGGTTTCCAACCCGCAAGCGCGGGCCGAAGACCACTATGGCCCCGACAACCCTGGTGTAGCTAGTGCACACCAAGTTGCCCCCACGCCAGAAAGTGGGCCTGATTCAATAGTAGCCGCTGAAACCGAAGTGCCTGCCGCCTCTACCTCGAACAGTGGTGTAGAGCCTGCGCAAACATCACCATCAGGTGTGGCTGCTGAGGCCGACGCCCTGACCGCTGCGCCCGATCAAACGGGTGGTGACAACAGCGAAGTGGCAGCGAAGAGCGAAGAATTCGCCACCGCTGACACACCCGACACCGAGCTGCCGGTGGAAGAGCTGCACGATGCGCTGGAAATCGATGATTTCCCCGAAGGTATTGCGCACTTGACCACTTCCACCCCTACGCCAGCTACCCCCGAAAATAGTGCCTCGGAAACAGAAGCAGGAGCGGAGGAAGAAGAGTTTGTGTCCGAAACGCCAACGGTTGACTTTCCTAGCCTCGACCTGCCGGCCCAGGCCACTCACTTGCTCACGCTGCTCCAGCGTCCTGATGCCCGCCAGAATCGGAAGCAAATCACGGACCTCTACCGCCAGTATGAAACGGGCATCAATGCGGACCGTGCTACGGCTCGCCAGCGTTTCACTGAAGGCGGTAGCGAAGGGGAAGACTTTACGTATGCCGGCCCTGAAGGGCACGCGGAAGTAAGCAAGTTGATGCAGGAGTTCCGCGAAAGCCGCGTGCGGGATGCCAAAGCCGAAGACGATCAGCGGGCCCGCAACCTCCTGCACAAGCAGCATTTGCTTTCGCAGTTACGCGGACTCGTGGAATCTGCGGAAACCAAGGACAGTTCGGCTCGCATCAAGGCACTGCAAAACGATTGGAAGGCCACTGGCCCCGTGCCGCAGAAAGACACCCAGGAACTGTGGAACAGCTATCATGCCCTGCTTGATATTTTCTACAACAACCGTGGACTGTTCTTTGAGATGAAAGAACTGGACCGCCGCCGCAACCTGGAAGCCAAAGAGGCGCTGATTACCCGGGCGGAAGGGTTGGCCCAGCAGTCAAGCATCAACAAGGCGCTTAACGATCTGCGCCAGTTGCACGAAGAATGGAAGCACATTGGACCCGTGCCGAACGAGCAACGGGAGGCACTATGGCAGCGGTTCTTGCAGGCGTCTGAGCAAGTACACAACCGCAAAAAGGAATTCTTGGATGTGCGTTCCACCCAGGAAAACGCCAACCTAACCCGTAAAACGGCTTTGCTGGAGCAACTGCTACCTTTCGGCGACTTCCACACGGAGCGCGTGAACGAGTGGCGCGCCAAAACTGATGAGCTGCAGAAGCTGAAAGAGGAGTGGGATGCCGCCGGCCTAGTGCCGCGCGACAAAGCCGACACTATGAACAAGCAGTTCTGGGGCGCCTACAAAGGCTTCTTCCAGCACAAAAACCAGTTTTTCAAGGCCCTCGACGAAGAGAAGAACACCAACCTCAAACGCAAGCTGGAACTGATTGACCAGGCGGAGGCCGCCTTGGCCAACCCAGATTGGGAGCAAGGGCGCGAAGTAGTTATCCGTTTACAGAAAGACTGGAAAACGATTGGCCGGGTGCCCGAGAAGCAGTCCGACAAAGTGTGGAACCGTTTCCGGACTGCCTGCGACGCCTTTTTCGACCGTAAAAACCAGGAGGTAAAGCAGCGCCAGGAGAAAGTACAGCAAGCCAGCCAAGCCCAGACTGGCTACCTCGACCAACTGGCCGCCAGCGTTGCCGGCTTATCCGTTGACGAGCCCGGTAGTTTGGAAGGTTTCCGCCAGCACGTGCAGGAGTGGCGCGATTTCGGCAGCGCCGAAAGCAACCCACGCGGCAACAACGAGCGAGCCGACGAGCGGTTCCAGTCTTTGATGGGCAAGTACCTTGATACGGTGCCGAACCTATCGTACGAAGACCGGTCCGAACTGCTGTTCAACCTGCAAGTGGAACGCCTGAAGTCCAGCCCCGATTCGCAACAGCAACTTTACAAGAAAGAGCAAGCCTTGCGTCGGGAAATCAACGAGTTGGAAAACGATATTTCCACCTTGCAAACCAATCTGGAGTTTTTCGCCCGCTCGAAGAATGCAGCGCAGCTTCGGCAGGAGTACCAAGGCCGTATCGATGAAGCCAACAACCGTATTGCAGCCCTGAAAAAGCAATTGCGCGTAATTCGCAGCTAG
- a CDS encoding YqgE/AlgH family protein: MPRLRSSSLLISQPFLGDPNFERSVVLLCRHDEEDGSFGLVLNRASNLQLADVLQLPIPVDSAVAQMPLFLGGPVQPDTLHYLHQRPDVPEAIALGQDVYWGGDFAVLLGLLLSGDLAPESVRFYAGYSGWTAGQLADEIGENVWIVHPDAAGKVFTLDNDAFWQAILREKGGRYRALSNYPVDPRLN, translated from the coding sequence ATGCCTCGCCTCCGTTCTAGCAGTCTGCTGATTTCGCAGCCTTTCCTTGGTGATCCTAACTTTGAGCGTTCGGTGGTGTTGCTATGCCGCCACGACGAAGAAGACGGCTCCTTTGGGCTCGTGCTCAATCGCGCTTCCAACCTACAGCTAGCCGACGTGCTACAACTTCCTATCCCCGTCGATTCGGCAGTGGCCCAAATGCCCTTGTTTCTTGGCGGCCCCGTGCAGCCCGATACCCTGCACTACCTGCATCAGCGTCCGGACGTGCCCGAGGCTATTGCCCTCGGCCAGGACGTATATTGGGGTGGCGACTTCGCCGTGTTGCTCGGCTTGCTGCTTAGTGGCGACCTGGCTCCCGAATCGGTCCGCTTTTACGCCGGATACTCGGGATGGACTGCCGGACAACTAGCCGATGAAATCGGGGAGAATGTTTGGATAGTGCATCCGGATGCTGCCGGGAAAGTCTTTACTTTGGACAATGATGCTTTCTGGCAAGCTATTTTGCGAGAAAAAGGGGGCCGTTACCGCGCCCTGTCCAATTATCCCGTTGATCCGCGCCTGAACTAG